In one window of Oncorhynchus kisutch isolate 150728-3 linkage group LG16, Okis_V2, whole genome shotgun sequence DNA:
- the LOC109883370 gene encoding rho GTPase-activating protein 20 isoform X2, translated as METMSPQQQNELSRRTSLTGESKTSTQHEHKRRMKSLSHRRQSAPSLVINKALTRSRTFSRESFLVPVCPETCPLVQSFLCPDRAFLLHGHVTLKTGLQTQDRDLFLFTDILIIAKSKSPTHFKLKAQVCVGEMWTAQCMEDVCEGSTNPERSFVMGWPTCNCVVTFSSEVQKERWLSMLKSRLKEEKEKDDPKTIPLKVFGKGIGSCAQVVSKTLGVSNSDSTNEVVRLALQQFGVTSCVKDYQLWVSSKRDNAPYPLIGHEFPFSIQMSHMREPLAQPGRRDTVPPPDRQRAMHRDQVQVDKQCQFILKTRCSSTTTTPVIVDSAQKPFKRRRSLINWAFWKGSNPNLHSSSTNLSSPAPGYLFGQSLSTICWDNSLPKPVMDMLVFLYNEGPFTRGIFRRSAGARACRELRDRLDSGAQDVPLSREHVFIIAAVFKDFLRNIPGSLLCSDLYEQWMDVMEEAESEEAEEEEQAQDITRLIGLLPKENALLLRHVVAVLHGIQENAHDNQMNAFNLSVCIAPSMLWAPGPSSPEVEGEGAKKVCDLVRYMIEHCQEVLGEDVTSVFGGLPRKRAESDVSSFHLTDSSYDSLENMLNDDSSESPCLHTSRRRWRAKPLQGSLDSVLTLSDCDQEQPDLDTDPDTTDPDTTDPQSGNHHHRDTITQPGSGNLLQPSTPARSRTRKLSPAVPPSSCPSPPAPHRGGRRCSEPAIGYSVASFVARMAGNADRLGSIDDLAGGGEMFHSLQKDGQTQTHGPTHTGEWNGSKGVCEGSGSQGTQTRRRDASYSSLSSLPTSPTPTRSSVDSLDSLLSHSSIQSAPFWQPRVGPSAARLTPSPGSPAPPGPPVPLTPISSPTSQHNIPIPTPAPGQGLSPNISPPKEIPSWGTLKGCKGLHPNTWLKRGRRLSLSQQEDEGCVVDSTNKTLPTSKSCQDKGGLKQSSENPPKSSLASCPPKAGGLQNRGRVTKDRRSSQGSVSPPSRQRSQEHFHSCRSPCSQPTDRPLTVKELREIHSQACAASNTGYDVTNQGSRTPPQHVFFGQGGPSLSLARQKSHSLAPGMEGLSGGRCSQRRSSEPGAAHLGEALVLDKASHPERLHREAKLGQRSKSVDGSQDLGLKVSCTDQSGALKFCLSPSATKAVRDYFSPHTHSNPNSGQQVALALIQGQRERLRRCSDPMLEPDFDQLLFAEESYV; from the exons ATGGAAACCATGTCACCACAGCAACAGAACGAGCTGAGCCGCAGGACGTCACTCACCGGCGAGTCCAAGACCAGCACGCAACATGAACACAAGAGG agGATGAAGTCTCTGAGCCATCGTCGACAGTCCGCTCCCTCTTTGGTCATCAACAAAGCCCTGACCAGATCCAGAACTTTCTCCAG AGAGAGCTTCCTGGTTCCTGTGTGTCCAGAGACGTGCCCATTGGTCCAGTCGTTCCTGTGTCCTGATAGGGCGTTCCTCCTGCACGGCCACGTCACGCTGAAGACAGGGCTGCAGACGCAGGACAGAGACCTCTTCCTCTTCACCGACATCCTCATCATCGCCAAGTCCAA GTCTCCCACACACTTCAAGCTGAAGgcccaggtgtgtgtgggtgagatGTGGACAGCCCAGTGTATGGAGGACGTATGTGAGGGCAGCACCAACCCAGAGAGGAGCTTCGTCATGGGCTGGCCCACCTGCAACTGTGTGGTCACCTTCAG CTCTGAGGTCCAGAAGGAGAGATGGCTCTCCATGCTCAAAAG TCGATTaaaagaggagaaggaaaagGATGATCCTAAAACCATTCCACTGAAGGTGTTTGGGAAAGGCATCGGGAGTTGTGCTCAGGTCGTCAGTAAGACCTTGGGTGTCAGTAACTCTGATTCAACCAATGAGGTTGTCCGACTCGCTCTTCAACAGTTTGGTGTCACG AGCTGTGTGAAGGACTACCAGCTGTGGGTAAGCTCCAAGAGGGACAACGCCCCTTACCCTCTCATTG GTCATGAGTTCCCTTTCAGTATCCAGATGAGTCATATGCGGGAGCCCCTGGCCCAGCCGGGCCGCAGGGACACAGTTCcacctccagacagacagagggcgaTGCACCGCGACCAGGTACAGGTGGACAAACAGTGCCAGTTCATCCTAAAGACCCGATGCAGCTCCACAACAACAACGCCTGTGATTG TAGACTCAGCTCAGAAGCCCTTCAAGCGAAGGCGTTCTCTCATCAACTGGGCTTTCTGGAAAGGCTCCAATCCTAACCTCCACAGTTCCTCTacaaacctctcctctcctgcccccgGCTACCTGTTTGGCCAATCGCTGAGCACCATCTGTTGGGACAACTCCCTGCCCAAACCCGTCATG gacATGCTGGTGTTTCTGTACAACGAGGGTCCGTTCACGCGGGGGATATTCCGACGGTCAGCAGGGGCGAGGGCGTGTCGTGAACTCAGGGACAGACTGGACTCTGGGGCTCAGGATGTCCCGCTGTCACGGGAGCACGTCTTCATCATCGCTGCTGTGTTTAAG GACTTCCTGCGGAACATTCCGGGCAGTCTGCTGTGTTCCGACCTCTATGAACAGTGGATGGATGTGATGGAGGAAGCAGAAtcggaggaggcagaggaggaggagcaggcacaggatatAACGAG GCTGATTGGTCTACTGCCCAAAGAGAACGCCCTGTTGCTACGCCACGTTGTCGCCGTGCTGCACGGTATCCAGGAAAACGCCCATGACAACCAGATGAACGCCTTCAACCTGTCTGTGTGCATTGCTCCCAGCATGCTCTGGGCTCCGGGCCCCAGCAGCCccgaggtggagggggagggcgCCAAGAAG GTGTGTGACCTGGTGAGGTATATGATAGAACACTGCCAGGAGGTCCTGGGAGAGGATGTCACCTCCGTGTTTGGAGGTCTACCCCGGAAACGTGCCGAATCgg ACGTGTCTTCCTTCCACCTGACCGACTCGTCTTATGACAGCCTGGAGAACATGCTGAATGATGACAGCAGTGAGTCTCCATGCCTCCACACCTCACGGCGGCGCTGGAGAGCCAAGCCCCTGCAGGGCAGCCTGGACTCTGTCCTCACCCTGAGTGACTGCGACCAGGAGCAGCCCGACCTGGACACAGACCCCGACACCACAGACCCCGACACCACAGACCCCCAATCTGGCAACCACCACCACCGTGATACGATCACACAACCTGGATCTGGCAACCTCCTCCAGCCCTCAACCCCAGCCCGAAGCAGGACCAGGAAACTCAGCCCAGCTGTGCCCCCCTCCTCCTGTCCCAGCCCCCCAGCTCCTCACAGGGGGGGGAGGAGGTGCTCAGAGCCGGCCATAGGGTACTCTGTGGCCAGCTTCGTGGCACGAATGGCAGGGAACGCAGACAGGCTGGGTAGCATCGATGACCTGGCTGGAGGTGGGGAGATGTTTCACAGCTTACAGAAGgatggacagacacagacacacggacccacacacacaggggagtGGAATGGCAgtaagggtgtgtgtgagggttCGGGGTCACAAGGTACACAGACGCGACGCCGGGACGCAAGCTACTCCAGTCTCTCTTCGCTGCCCacctcccccacccccacacGCTCCTCAGTGGACTCCCTGGACAGCCTCCTCTCCCATTCCAGCATCCAGTCTGCTCCATTCTGGCAACCCAGGGTAGGACCCAGCGCTGCAAGATTGACTCCCTCCCCTGGTTCTCCTGCCCCTCCTGGTCCTCCTGTCCCTCTAACCCCCATATCTTCCCCTACTTCACAACATAATATACCCATCCCCACCCCGGCTCCAGGCCAGGGGCTCAGTCCCAATATCTCCCCGCCGAAGGAGATCCCTTCCTGGGGTACGCTGAAGGGCTGCAAGGGGCTCCATCCCAACACCTGGTTGAAGAGAGGCCGCAGACTGTCGCTGTCGCAGCAGGAGGATGAGGGGTGTGTG gtggATTCCACTAACAAGACTCTCCCCACTAGCAAGTCATGTCAGGATAAAGGAGGGCTGAAACAGTCGTCTGAGAACCCGCCCAAGTCCAGCCTGGCCAGCTGCCCCCCAAAGGCAGGAGGGTTGCAGAATCGCGGCAGGGTGACCAAGGACCGACGATCCAGTCAAGGCTCGGTGAGCCCACCATCGCGCCAGAGGTCCCAGGAGCATTTCCACTCCTGCCGCTCTCCCTGCTCCCAACCCACAGACAGACCCCTCACTGTCAAAGAGCTGAGAGAGATACACAGCCAGGCCTGCGCAGCGAGCAACACAGGATATGACGTCACAAATCAGGGCAGCCGTACCCCTCCCCAACATGTGTTCTTTGGGCAGGGTGGACCCAGCTTGTCCCTAGCCAGGCAGAAGTCCCACTCCCTAGCCCCAGGCATGGAGGGTCTCTCCGGGGGCAGGTGTTCCCAGCGCCGGAGCTCCGAGCCTGGGGCAGCACATCTAGGCGAAGCCCTGGTTCTGGATAAGGCCTCACACCCGGAGAGGCTTCACAGAGAGGCCAAACTGGGTCAGAGGTCAAAGTCAGTGGACGGGTCCCAAGACCTGGGGTTGAAGGTGTCCTGCACAGACCAAAGCGGGGCTCTGAAGTTttgcctgtctccctctgccaCCAAGGCTGTGAGGGACTATTTCTCGCCTCACACGCACAGCAATCCCAATAGTGGTCAGCAGGTGGCGCTAGCCCTGATTCAGGGGCAGAGGGAGCGGCTCAGGAGGTGTAGTGATCCCATGCTGGAGCCCGACTTTGACCAACTGCTCTTTGCTGAAGAGTCCTACGTGTGA
- the LOC109883371 gene encoding zinc finger protein 714-like, with the protein MSKLQLLNVFVTERLSAAAVEIFGAVEKTIAEYREEIFRSAEENERLRREMDMIIKSEIQLYRTDFQQLTPSVPPEQQKCEQEWSPSLGQEDPEPTQIKEEQQELRLSQEDSPQPSHLYQNQTVDDGERSILPIIITEEIKTEPDGEGYRVAEPTSDLPLSVHPDCSATLEKPYWCKQCGKSFTRKGHLTLHLKIHTGEKPFLCKQCGKRFNQKSNLTIHTRIHTGENPYQCKQCGKRFNHKSNLTSHTRIHTGENLYQWKAI; encoded by the exons ATGTCCAAACTACAGTTGCTGAATGTGTTCGTTACCGAGCGTTTGTCGGCTGCTGCTGTGGAGATATTCGGGGCCGTAGAGAAGACTATAGCAGAGTATCGGGAAGAAATCTTCCGTTCAGCGGAGGAGAACGAGCGTCTACGGAGGGAGATGGACATGATTATCaaatcagagatacagttataCAGAACAG acttcCAGCAACTCACTCCCTCTGTTCCCCCTGAGCAGCAGAAGTGTGAGCAGGAGTGGAGCCCCAGTCTGGGGCAGGAGGACCCAGAACCCAcacagattaaagaggaacaACAGGAGCTCAGACTCAGTCAGGAGGACTCACCTCAGCCCTCACATCTTTACCAAAACCAAACTGTTGATGACGGAGAGAGGAGTATTCTACCTATCATCATAACTGAAGAGATCAAAACAGAACCTGATGGAGAGGGCTACAGAGTAGCAGAACCAACCAGTGATCTGCCCCTCTCAGTTCATCCAGACTGCTCTGCTACACTGGAAAAACCATATTGGTGTAAACAATGTGGCAAAAGCTTTACACGTAAGGGACACTTGACCTTGCATTTAaagatacacacaggagagaaaccttttctGTGCAAACAATGTGGCAAAAGGTTTAACCAGAAGAGCAACTTGACCATCCACACaaggatacacacaggagagaatccCTATCAGTGCAAACAATGTGGTAAAAGGTTTAACCATAAGAGCAACTTGACCAGCCATACaaggatacacacaggagagaatctGTATCAATGGAAAGCTATTTAA
- the LOC109883370 gene encoding rho GTPase-activating protein 20 isoform X1: METMSPQQQNELSRRTSLTGESKTSTQHEHKRRMKSLSHRRQSAPSLVINKALTRSRTFSRESFLVPVCPETCPLVQSFLCPDRAFLLHGHVTLKTGLQTQDRDLFLFTDILIIAKSKSPTHFKLKAQVCVGEMWTAQCMEDVCEGSTNPERSFVMGWPTCNCVVTFSSEVQKERWLSMLKSRLKEEKEKDDPKTIPLKVFGKGIGSCAQVVSKTLGVSNSDSTNEVVRLALQQFGVTSCVKDYQLWVSSKRDNAPYPLIGHEFPFSIQMSHMREPLAQPGRRDTVPPPDRQRAMHRDQVQVDKQCQFILKTRCSSTTTTPVIDSAQKPFKRRRSLINWAFWKGSNPNLHSSSTNLSSPAPGYLFGQSLSTICWDNSLPKPVMDMLVFLYNEGPFTRGIFRRSAGARACRELRDRLDSGAQDVPLSREHVFIIAAVFKDFLRNIPGSLLCSDLYEQWMDVMEEAESEEAEEEEQAQDITRLIGLLPKENALLLRHVVAVLHGIQENAHDNQMNAFNLSVCIAPSMLWAPGPSSPEVEGEGAKKVCDLVRYMIEHCQEVLGEDVTSVFGGLPRKRAESDVSSFHLTDSSYDSLENMLNDDSSESPCLHTSRRRWRAKPLQGSLDSVLTLSDCDQEQPDLDTDPDTTDPDTTDPQSGNHHHRDTITQPGSGNLLQPSTPARSRTRKLSPAVPPSSCPSPPAPHRGGRRCSEPAIGYSVASFVARMAGNADRLGSIDDLAGGGEMFHSLQKDGQTQTHGPTHTGEWNGSKGVCEGSGSQGTQTRRRDASYSSLSSLPTSPTPTRSSVDSLDSLLSHSSIQSAPFWQPRVGPSAARLTPSPGSPAPPGPPVPLTPISSPTSQHNIPIPTPAPGQGLSPNISPPKEIPSWGTLKGCKGLHPNTWLKRGRRLSLSQQEDEGCVVDSTNKTLPTSKSCQDKGGLKQSSENPPKSSLASCPPKAGGLQNRGRVTKDRRSSQGSVSPPSRQRSQEHFHSCRSPCSQPTDRPLTVKELREIHSQACAASNTGYDVTNQGSRTPPQHVFFGQGGPSLSLARQKSHSLAPGMEGLSGGRCSQRRSSEPGAAHLGEALVLDKASHPERLHREAKLGQRSKSVDGSQDLGLKVSCTDQSGALKFCLSPSATKAVRDYFSPHTHSNPNSGQQVALALIQGQRERLRRCSDPMLEPDFDQLLFAEESYV, from the exons ATGGAAACCATGTCACCACAGCAACAGAACGAGCTGAGCCGCAGGACGTCACTCACCGGCGAGTCCAAGACCAGCACGCAACATGAACACAAGAGG agGATGAAGTCTCTGAGCCATCGTCGACAGTCCGCTCCCTCTTTGGTCATCAACAAAGCCCTGACCAGATCCAGAACTTTCTCCAG AGAGAGCTTCCTGGTTCCTGTGTGTCCAGAGACGTGCCCATTGGTCCAGTCGTTCCTGTGTCCTGATAGGGCGTTCCTCCTGCACGGCCACGTCACGCTGAAGACAGGGCTGCAGACGCAGGACAGAGACCTCTTCCTCTTCACCGACATCCTCATCATCGCCAAGTCCAA GTCTCCCACACACTTCAAGCTGAAGgcccaggtgtgtgtgggtgagatGTGGACAGCCCAGTGTATGGAGGACGTATGTGAGGGCAGCACCAACCCAGAGAGGAGCTTCGTCATGGGCTGGCCCACCTGCAACTGTGTGGTCACCTTCAG CTCTGAGGTCCAGAAGGAGAGATGGCTCTCCATGCTCAAAAG TCGATTaaaagaggagaaggaaaagGATGATCCTAAAACCATTCCACTGAAGGTGTTTGGGAAAGGCATCGGGAGTTGTGCTCAGGTCGTCAGTAAGACCTTGGGTGTCAGTAACTCTGATTCAACCAATGAGGTTGTCCGACTCGCTCTTCAACAGTTTGGTGTCACG AGCTGTGTGAAGGACTACCAGCTGTGGGTAAGCTCCAAGAGGGACAACGCCCCTTACCCTCTCATTG GTCATGAGTTCCCTTTCAGTATCCAGATGAGTCATATGCGGGAGCCCCTGGCCCAGCCGGGCCGCAGGGACACAGTTCcacctccagacagacagagggcgaTGCACCGCGACCAGGTACAGGTGGACAAACAGTGCCAGTTCATCCTAAAGACCCGATGCAGCTCCACAACAACAACGCCTGTGATTG ACTCAGCTCAGAAGCCCTTCAAGCGAAGGCGTTCTCTCATCAACTGGGCTTTCTGGAAAGGCTCCAATCCTAACCTCCACAGTTCCTCTacaaacctctcctctcctgcccccgGCTACCTGTTTGGCCAATCGCTGAGCACCATCTGTTGGGACAACTCCCTGCCCAAACCCGTCATG gacATGCTGGTGTTTCTGTACAACGAGGGTCCGTTCACGCGGGGGATATTCCGACGGTCAGCAGGGGCGAGGGCGTGTCGTGAACTCAGGGACAGACTGGACTCTGGGGCTCAGGATGTCCCGCTGTCACGGGAGCACGTCTTCATCATCGCTGCTGTGTTTAAG GACTTCCTGCGGAACATTCCGGGCAGTCTGCTGTGTTCCGACCTCTATGAACAGTGGATGGATGTGATGGAGGAAGCAGAAtcggaggaggcagaggaggaggagcaggcacaggatatAACGAG GCTGATTGGTCTACTGCCCAAAGAGAACGCCCTGTTGCTACGCCACGTTGTCGCCGTGCTGCACGGTATCCAGGAAAACGCCCATGACAACCAGATGAACGCCTTCAACCTGTCTGTGTGCATTGCTCCCAGCATGCTCTGGGCTCCGGGCCCCAGCAGCCccgaggtggagggggagggcgCCAAGAAG GTGTGTGACCTGGTGAGGTATATGATAGAACACTGCCAGGAGGTCCTGGGAGAGGATGTCACCTCCGTGTTTGGAGGTCTACCCCGGAAACGTGCCGAATCgg ACGTGTCTTCCTTCCACCTGACCGACTCGTCTTATGACAGCCTGGAGAACATGCTGAATGATGACAGCAGTGAGTCTCCATGCCTCCACACCTCACGGCGGCGCTGGAGAGCCAAGCCCCTGCAGGGCAGCCTGGACTCTGTCCTCACCCTGAGTGACTGCGACCAGGAGCAGCCCGACCTGGACACAGACCCCGACACCACAGACCCCGACACCACAGACCCCCAATCTGGCAACCACCACCACCGTGATACGATCACACAACCTGGATCTGGCAACCTCCTCCAGCCCTCAACCCCAGCCCGAAGCAGGACCAGGAAACTCAGCCCAGCTGTGCCCCCCTCCTCCTGTCCCAGCCCCCCAGCTCCTCACAGGGGGGGGAGGAGGTGCTCAGAGCCGGCCATAGGGTACTCTGTGGCCAGCTTCGTGGCACGAATGGCAGGGAACGCAGACAGGCTGGGTAGCATCGATGACCTGGCTGGAGGTGGGGAGATGTTTCACAGCTTACAGAAGgatggacagacacagacacacggacccacacacacaggggagtGGAATGGCAgtaagggtgtgtgtgagggttCGGGGTCACAAGGTACACAGACGCGACGCCGGGACGCAAGCTACTCCAGTCTCTCTTCGCTGCCCacctcccccacccccacacGCTCCTCAGTGGACTCCCTGGACAGCCTCCTCTCCCATTCCAGCATCCAGTCTGCTCCATTCTGGCAACCCAGGGTAGGACCCAGCGCTGCAAGATTGACTCCCTCCCCTGGTTCTCCTGCCCCTCCTGGTCCTCCTGTCCCTCTAACCCCCATATCTTCCCCTACTTCACAACATAATATACCCATCCCCACCCCGGCTCCAGGCCAGGGGCTCAGTCCCAATATCTCCCCGCCGAAGGAGATCCCTTCCTGGGGTACGCTGAAGGGCTGCAAGGGGCTCCATCCCAACACCTGGTTGAAGAGAGGCCGCAGACTGTCGCTGTCGCAGCAGGAGGATGAGGGGTGTGTG gtggATTCCACTAACAAGACTCTCCCCACTAGCAAGTCATGTCAGGATAAAGGAGGGCTGAAACAGTCGTCTGAGAACCCGCCCAAGTCCAGCCTGGCCAGCTGCCCCCCAAAGGCAGGAGGGTTGCAGAATCGCGGCAGGGTGACCAAGGACCGACGATCCAGTCAAGGCTCGGTGAGCCCACCATCGCGCCAGAGGTCCCAGGAGCATTTCCACTCCTGCCGCTCTCCCTGCTCCCAACCCACAGACAGACCCCTCACTGTCAAAGAGCTGAGAGAGATACACAGCCAGGCCTGCGCAGCGAGCAACACAGGATATGACGTCACAAATCAGGGCAGCCGTACCCCTCCCCAACATGTGTTCTTTGGGCAGGGTGGACCCAGCTTGTCCCTAGCCAGGCAGAAGTCCCACTCCCTAGCCCCAGGCATGGAGGGTCTCTCCGGGGGCAGGTGTTCCCAGCGCCGGAGCTCCGAGCCTGGGGCAGCACATCTAGGCGAAGCCCTGGTTCTGGATAAGGCCTCACACCCGGAGAGGCTTCACAGAGAGGCCAAACTGGGTCAGAGGTCAAAGTCAGTGGACGGGTCCCAAGACCTGGGGTTGAAGGTGTCCTGCACAGACCAAAGCGGGGCTCTGAAGTTttgcctgtctccctctgccaCCAAGGCTGTGAGGGACTATTTCTCGCCTCACACGCACAGCAATCCCAATAGTGGTCAGCAGGTGGCGCTAGCCCTGATTCAGGGGCAGAGGGAGCGGCTCAGGAGGTGTAGTGATCCCATGCTGGAGCCCGACTTTGACCAACTGCTCTTTGCTGAAGAGTCCTACGTGTGA